The Phaeobacter sp. A36a-5a genome contains a region encoding:
- a CDS encoding flagellar motor protein MotB, with product MSAQGNVAPIIIKKKKSGGAHGHHGGAWKVAYADFVTAMMAFFMLMWLLNATTEKQRKGLADYFSPSIPLSRVSGGGNGAFSGDSMFTEEIQPQNGTGATDVNPANAQQAKGDSGVEQDKDREAADEQFRALEEQLKGRGGESMVSIEMAQHIITRVTDEGLVVELFDTEDSPLFKDGTAEPTLLFRDIVKMVSRVTGVVENNIAIGGHIRSHAVVVANNPVWELSHARADATRVMLESGGTKSKRMHRVTGHADRKLADSNPMAARNNRVEIILLRK from the coding sequence ATGAGCGCACAAGGAAATGTGGCGCCCATTATCATCAAGAAGAAAAAGTCAGGTGGTGCCCATGGTCACCACGGTGGAGCCTGGAAGGTCGCCTATGCGGACTTCGTGACGGCTATGATGGCGTTCTTCATGTTGATGTGGCTGCTCAATGCAACGACTGAGAAACAACGCAAAGGGTTGGCGGATTATTTCTCGCCATCCATTCCGCTGAGCCGGGTCTCCGGCGGCGGCAACGGGGCGTTCAGCGGGGACAGCATGTTCACCGAGGAAATCCAGCCCCAGAACGGTACCGGTGCGACCGATGTGAACCCCGCAAACGCCCAGCAGGCCAAGGGTGACTCCGGCGTCGAACAGGACAAGGACCGCGAGGCTGCCGATGAGCAGTTCCGAGCCCTGGAAGAGCAGCTGAAGGGGCGTGGCGGCGAAAGCATGGTCTCGATCGAGATGGCGCAGCACATCATTACCCGCGTCACCGACGAAGGCCTTGTAGTCGAACTCTTCGACACCGAGGATTCGCCGCTGTTCAAAGATGGTACAGCCGAACCGACCCTCCTGTTCCGCGACATCGTGAAGATGGTTTCACGCGTCACCGGCGTTGTTGAAAACAACATCGCAATCGGCGGTCACATCAGGTCACATGCGGTCGTTGTCGCCAATAATCCGGTCTGGGAACTGTCCCATGCACGGGCTGACGCGACCCGGGTGATGCTCGAATCAGGCGGAACGAAGTCCAAGCGGATGCACCGGGTGACGGGACATGCCGATCGCAAACTGGCGGATAGCAATCCGATGGCAGCGCGAAACAATCGGGTCGAAATCATCCTTCTGCGCAAATAA